GTGACCTGCTGCAGAGTATCTCATGCCAGTGTCCCTCTGCAAGCTgcaagcctgctgcagcctgcacttcCCCTTACTCACATCTCATTCTCCTTCCTTAAGAAGCTGAACAGCTACAACCTCGTGTTGCAGGTGAACATCAATCACTGCCATTCCCATCTAGCGGGTATCAGCTgctagatgtggcacttagtggcaGGGTTTAGTGGCAGACTTAACAGTGCCACATTAACAGTTAAGGtctggtgatcttaaaggtctttttcgacctaaatgattttatgattctattatgaGCTGATTAATTTTTCATTAAAGGGCCCAGCAAGAGTCTTGATGTTGAAAATGTAAGTGCCCCATACTCTGTGCAGCTACCAGAGCTGACAGCATCAGTGTGTAGCTGGCATCTGCAAGCATATGTTGCTCTTTCTCTCggctttttcctccccctttctttcAACTACACCCCCCGATTATATTTGGGATTCATTGACATTGCAGTCACTCCTGTGTGGGCAGTAAAGCTAGTTTCAAATGAGCTAATTTGGCTCCAGATAGCATTGCAGACAGTGCAGCATGGGGCTCAGTGCAGCAGTAGCTGAGTAAACTATAGAATCGGTTTGGCTGGGAagagagctttaagatcatggagcctAACGGTTAACCcatcactgccagggcaccaccaccaagcaccacatccacacatcttttTCATCCCTCCAGGagtggtgcctccaccacttccctgggcagcctgtttcaatgtttgagaactctttttGCTAGtgcccaaactaaacctcctctggtgcaacttgtggCCATTTCCTCCTTGTCCTTTCACTCGTTACTTGGGAGAACAGACTGACCCTCACCTCAACACAACAGGTACTTTTAGAAAGCAAGGTCTCCCTCAAACCTTCTttccttcaggctaaacaactccagttccttcagctgttccACACAAGCTTTGTGGTCCTGACCCCTCACcggctttgctgcccttctttggacacaatgcagcatctcagtgtccttcttagaGTGAAGGACCCAAAACTGCACCCAGGATTTGTTTGATCTGCTTCAGTGACTTTGCCAGCACTTGTTGATCTGTTTCAGTGACTTTGCCAGCATGGGGCCGTGGTGGCTTTCAAGGCACAAACTATGCTAAAGCCAGCTCTGGCACATGGGTGGCAGATAACCAAGACTTTGGTGCAGGAACAGTGGTAAGAGGCTAGGGGCAACAGACCAGATGCACTGGGCTGAGACAGAGCCAAGTATGCAGATCTAATACATCCAAAGGCATCATGCTGTGGAGAGTTTCAGTTTGTGCATTACTCTTGCAATGCgaaaaagcagcagaggggaaaaaaaaacccaaccaccaccaccagactTTACTCAGATGTATGAAAGtgtacagcaaaaaaaaaaaacccagacaaagcCCAAACCAAGGGAGGTGACTGATGAGACTTGaaaacaagccctgtgaggagaggctgagggagctgggggtgtgcagcctgcagaagaggaggctcagggcagagctcattgctgcctgcagctccctgcagggaggctgtagccaggtggggttgggctctgctgccaggcacccagcaacagaacaaggggacactgcctgaagctgtggcaggggaggtctaggctggatgttaggaggaagtttttggcagagagagtgattggcattggaatgggctgcccagggaggtggtggagtggctgtggctggaggtgttgaagccaagcctggatggggcacatagtgccatggtctggattggccagggctgggtgctgggttgggctggctgagcttggagctctcttccaacctggttgatacgcTACGATTCTGTGGTCACACCGTTTTGGTTTTAAGAGGCTTTTGGGATCGCCGAGTCCAAGCactaacccagcaccaccaaaccCACTACTAacactctgccagctgcagagaggtgaGCTCATGgaacctgagggctggggcatGCCGCAGAGAGCGTCTGAGCACCTGAGACCTTCCCTTGCACCTGCTGGTAGCGAGaagcctgccctgagcagccaggtGGCCATTTTGGGTGCCCGTGGGCGCTACGAGCCcgacccccccacctcccagaGCTGAGCGCCCATGCGAGTAGGACGCAGCCCAGacctcctcactgccacctACGTGCCCGGGACAGGGCGAGGCACGGCCCGGGATGCCGGGCGCAGGGAGCGCGCTGCGGGCGCGGCGCTCCGCACGCAGCCCCAGGCaggccgcggcggcggcggcccggGGGCGGGCACACGCCGTGACGCCCCGGTAGGGAGGCGGTGGCGGCGCCCGGCCCCGCCTCGCCCGGCCGAGGGGCGGGAGCTCCCGCCGAGCTACTACTACCGCCGGCGGGGCAGCGGCGGGACTCAATCCGGCGCTGGAGCGGAGGCATCTGCGGCGGCACCGCCGGCGGTGCGGGAGCGGCGGGGCGGGAGTGAGCGGTAAGGAGCGGGGGTCTCTCGGCGGGGTCCCGCCTGAGCGGCCGTGCCGGCTCTGTCCGCAGGGTGCCCCGCGGCCGCCTCGCTCCgccgtgccctgccctgccctgccctgcccagcagccgcGGGGCGTCGCCGGCCTCCAGCGGGGGGTTCCATGAATCACGGGCGGGCAGCCCCGGCAGCGCCTCTCGCCCGCTGCTGTCCCGGCTCCGGTGGCGGCCCGCGGAGGCGGTGAGATGGGAGGAAGCCTGGGCTGCCACCGCTCCATCCCCCGCGACCCCGCGGACCTGTGCCACAGCCGCAAGTTCAGCGCGGCGTGTAACTTCAGCAACATCCTCGTCAACCAAGAGAGACTCAACATCAACACGGCCACGGAGGAGGAGCTGATGACCCTCCCCGGGGTCACCCGGGTGGTGGCTCAGAACATCGTGGAGTACCGGGAGTACATCGGCGGCTTCAAGAAGGTGGAGGACCTGGCGCTGGTGAGTGGGGTGGGAGCGGCCAAGCTGGAGCAGGTGAAGTTCGAGATCTGCGTGAGCAGCAAGGGCAGCTCGGCGCAGCACTCGCCCAGCTCCCTGCGCAAGGACCTGGCCTCCGAGCACCACCTCTCCGCCACCAAGATCAACATCAACACCGccaccccagcccagctcatgaGCATCCGCGGCGTCACCGAGAAGATCGCCAACGGCATCGTGGACTACCGGAAAGAGCACGGGCCCTTCAAAAGCATCGAGGACCTGGTGAAGATGGACTGCATCAATTCGTCCTTTCTGGATAAAATCAGGCACCAGATTTTCGCGGAGCGGTCCCGGCCTCCCTCAACCAACACCAACGGCGGCCTCAACTTCACCGCTAAGCCTCACCCCAGCCCCACTTCTCTCAGCCTCCAGAGCGAGGACTTGGACTTTCCTCCCGGGGGTCCAACCCAGATCATATCCACTCGCCCCTCCGTGGAGATGTTCGGTGGGGTGAGAGATGGCAGACCTGTCCTGAGGGTGGCTACCTGgaacctgcagagctgctcggTTGAGAAAGCCAACAACCCAGGCGTGCGGGAGGTCGTCTGCATGACGCTGCTGGAGAACAGGTGAGGCTGGCACCTGGCCTGCAGGCCTGGCACCACGCAGGATTGTGGGCGAATGTCTTTGGGGTTTGGGCACTCTAGAGACCTGTCGTGATCCTGGCGGGGCTTGCTTCATCCCGGGACTGCTAAATGTTTGCCACTGCTTGCACGGAGCCCGGGTTGAGTCTTAATGCTGGGTCTGTAGCGCCTGTCccttgctgaagctgctgtATCACTTGCAAGGTGGTGGACCTCCCGAGGAGGTATGTGTGTGGGGCGGGCTGAGCTGCCGCAGTCAGTCGTGTTGGTCGAGGATTGTGCTCTTCAAGAGCTTTTTGAGTTGTCTTTCTTAGCCGGCAGCTGGGGGCAAAGGGCAAGGCAAAGGCTGCTCTGTGTGTACCCTGTTTCTTACGGTGTTTCGCAGAGTATCTTAGTGCCAGTTGGGGAGGCAGGACGGAGCACTGcatctgcctgctcccagctgccGAGCTGACATCTGCCggtgccttctctggacagtctTGTTCGAGTGGGGATCTCCTTAGTGTCGGCATTAGGGCTGTAGTCTGCTCTCCCTCGGGTATTCAGAACGGCCTGAAAGCACAGTcaggatggtttgggctgggtaACAAGCGTGGAATGCTAGGACCGGTCCCGCAGGGTGACACAGCTTGTTGACGAGAGGTCATGGGGCATCTGCTGTGCTAGAGGGACTACTCATCCCTGGGCGTGCTGCCCGAGGGGGCCATGctggtttggctgagctggtgggcACAGAGCAAGGTCTGTTTGTGAGGGCACTTGTGGTGTTAACTGCTGAGAgctgtggggttggttttttctgttttgtggtaAACAAGGAGCGTTGCTGGGGGGATGTCTCTCCCGATGAACTTTCTGCCGGAGACGGAGATGCAGGAATGCAGTGAGAACGCTGAAGCAGCGCTCACCCTTTCCCCTTCCAGGCGTGCAATCTGTCCCAGCCGGTCTGTCGTTGCACTTAACAGCATTGGGaaacttttctccctggctgctgttcaaACTTCCAGCTGGAAACGAATCGGGGCAGGGGACTCTTGGGCTTCCGCAAAGGGACTGTGGTGGGAAGTGCTGATGAACTGTTACCTGTGGTGGTGCAGAGagctctttccttctccctcccccccgccTTGTAACGTGCTGAATAACGGCTCTTGCCGGTGTGATTGCAGAGGTGGAGCAGATGAGAGGGACGGGGACAGTGCTGTGGCACCCCGCGGTGCGGTGTTCGCGGCTGAGGACTCCTCCGCTGCGCGCTGCCGGGGAGCTTGGCGCTCCCGCATGGGCAGCATCTGTCAGCTCGCAGTCGCTGCTGCCTGATAGCCAAAATGGAGATGATAGCCCGGCAGGGCTGCTCAGATGTTGCACTGACGGCTTCAGCCTGGTGCACAATCGGAGAATggcttaggtgggaagggacctcagagatcatctcctccgaCATCCCCACCCCGAGCAGGGACAAGTCTCAACTAGACTAAAGCTGATCAatgcttcatccaacctggccttgaacacccccacgacctccctgggcagcctgttctagagtctcaccacctctgtactgaagaacttcttcctaagctccagtctaaccctgctctccttcagcttcattCACCCCCGTTGTACTTCTAGAcacccttgtcaaaagtccctctccagctttccagtGCTCACCTTTCAGTATTCCTTGGCTGCTCTGCTTGTTCAGATATCCTTTGCCACTGATCTTCTTCTTTCACGAGTAGTTGGTTGACTGGAATGGACTTGAGGATGAAGTGTTGcatggtgggggggagggggtagaGGGCACTGGCAGACAGAGAGGGCATGGGGGTAGAGGGCACTGTCAGACAGATAATCTCAGATTATCAGCAGCCTCAGGATTATTCCAGTTTGGGAATAAAAAGTGACTTTgggttatttttatttctttacatGCACAGTGAGGGGGTTTTGAGGCCCTCATTCTCTGTTACTTCCCCACCTTCAGCATTTTTGGAGCACATTTTTGCCCCCTCCTCAGCAACCCAGAGTATGATGCCATTGTTTTCTTACTTGGGATAAGGTGGGAAGCTGGAAAGAAATGAGAGTTTATGTGCATCCCACAGACAAGCCTGCAAAACTTCACTTGGGAAAATAAATGTGGGGGcaggaaaacaaataaataagatCATTGTGACACAGGGAAGTAAACCTCTAAGTTGAGAAGAGTCCTGCTTGCCACCACACACAGGGAGGAATTTTCTCTTGCTTGTGCCAGTGTTGCTGAGGGCAGCTGTAAAATGGTCTCAGCTGAGACCAGAAGCTGCCTCCTTTCTGTGTGTGAACTCCATGGtctccctcccagctccagTTGAGTACCTTGGGAACTAATAAAATGCTTCACAAGCTAATATTTGCCCAGGTGAAATCAACTTCAGTTGGTACTTAGATGATGAAacaaatctccctctctggaggtattcaaaacctgcctggatgcgttcctgtgtgatctggtatgagtgatcctgttctggcagggggggttgggctggatgagctttcaaggtcccttccagcccctgccattctgtgatctctggttTCTGCAAGCAAGACTATGCTCTTGCATGGGGCTTTCCTGCACTTCAGCCCCACAGGGTGAGGTTTTTAAGGTGCTCTGAATGCTCAGCAGATGTCCCATGAGTGTTGCTGAAGACTCCAAGTTGTTGCCCAGGGGATCTGAAGGCTGTTCAGCATCAGGTAGATGCTGTCATGAGCTATAGTGATGGACACCTGCACAGCCTGTGCGCAGTCACCTTCTTGTGCTCCTCTGCACactgctttcttgtagcctggAGTGAGCTCAATTAGTCTGGGTTGGTCTCAAGGGAGCTGCAGTATTGCTTTGGTGGAGTATTGTTGGAGGACCTGCCTCAAAGGAAGGTATTTTAGGGCTGAAGCACAGCAAGTCAAGAAGTCAGTGTTGCAACTGTGTGAGGAAACTTGAGCTCTCAGGATTTAAGGCTTGATCTGGGAGTTTTCTCTTGCTCATGACCAGTTCACAGCAAGTAGCTTTGAGGTGCCTTGGGCTTGTTCTTTCAGGCATTAACAAGGAGAGCAAGACTCttttggccaagagagccaatggcatcctaggctggtcaggagcagtgtggcccccaggacaagggaggttcttctgcccctggactcagtgctgggcaggccacaccttgagtgctgtgtccagttctgggctcctcaattcaagagagatgttgaggtgctggaaggtgtttggagaagggcagcaaggctggggagggtcctggagcagagccctgtgaggagaggctgagggagctgggggggtgcagcctgcagcagaggaggctcagggcagagctcattgctggctacaactacctgaagggaggctgtagccaggtggggttgggctctgctgccaggcacccagcaacagaacaaggggacagagtctcaagttgtgccagggcaggtctaggctggatgtgaggaggaatttgttggcagagagagtgattggcattggaatgggctgcccagggagatggtggagtctctgtggctggaggtgttgaagccaagcctggctggggcacttagtgccatggtctggattggccagggctgggtgctaggttggactggctgagcttggaggtctgttccaacctggttgagtctatggcagtcactgctcactgcaggtgaGGCTAGTAGATGAAGGTCTTTCTGTCTTCCAGCTGAGGAAAGGGTTGTACAGGAAGGGAAGAGGGCCATGCCTTCATCTAACAC
This genomic window from Pogoniulus pusillus isolate bPogPus1 chromosome 32, bPogPus1.pri, whole genome shotgun sequence contains:
- the EEPD1 gene encoding endonuclease/exonuclease/phosphatase family domain-containing protein 1, whose product is MGGSLGCHRSIPRDPADLCHSRKFSAACNFSNILVNQERLNINTATEEELMTLPGVTRVVAQNIVEYREYIGGFKKVEDLALVSGVGAAKLEQVKFEICVSSKGSSAQHSPSSLRKDLASEHHLSATKININTATPAQLMSIRGVTEKIANGIVDYRKEHGPFKSIEDLVKMDCINSSFLDKIRHQIFAERSRPPSTNTNGGLNFTAKPHPSPTSLSLQSEDLDFPPGGPTQIISTRPSVEMFGGVRDGRPVLRVATWNLQSCSVEKANNPGVREVVCMTLLENSIKLLAVQELVDREALEKFCAELNQPTLPNIRKWKGPRGCWKGVVSENLSGQLHKGAEYSAFLWDTTAGIDLKDASSQEAAQTNGNGRHSYPHPYLAHFKVGINELTLVNLHLALSPSAGDSTGRNHDSHKLAAFAQTLQETLKGEKDVIILGDFNQPPDSSDHDILRKEKFHHLVPSSTFTNISTKSPQGSKSLDNIWISRSLKKVFTGHWAVVREGLTNPWIPDNWSWGGVASDHCPVLAEFYLEKDWSRKEAPRNGNGLTVERSDCHAKHER